CTGTATCCGAAAGCATGGGCTTTTTTATACGCACATTAAGTTCGGCAGTCACTGCCTTTTTGCCTTTTTTGAACGCTGCCCATACTGCCATTTCATCAAGGATCGTTGAGACGATTCCACCATGTATTACCTGACTATAACCTTGAAACACAGGATTGAGTTTTATCTTTGCATATACACCATCTACATTTTCCTGAATATCAAGGTGGAGCCCGATAGGGTTATCAGAACCACAGGCAAAACACCTATTATCCATTAAGAATTTATTGTTCAACGACTTCGGTTCCTTTTGGGGGTTTGAATTCAAACAATTTTTTTGAAATCTTTTTATTCAACTGGATATTTTTGAAGATGAATTTATTCTCTGAATCGGTGTCGTCAAATATAGTAATTCCATTTATCTCGTATTTTTGTGGGTCAATAACAACAATTATTTTTTTATAAATTTCGGTATCTTCTTTGGGAGTAAGGATTATCTCATAATTTTTGCCTGTTTTCAATTCTGCATTAAATCTTTCATTGTAGTCTTTGAGAAAGATATCGGGATTTACTGCAAATGGGATCTGGGCGCCAAGATGCTGTCTTATTGCCCTTTTTTTATCAGGAAGATAAATCCATAACGAGACACTATCACCAACATAAATCTGCCTGGGTTCCTTTATTTCCATACGGAAATAATTTGGTTTGAGAAAATATACAGAACCATCAAAATTCTGACAGATACCAGAATTTTTTTCACAGAATCGCTGGGAGAATTCAATATAGAAACTGTTAAGATTCTGGTAATGGGCAGTTGTTTTATTGATGACGCTGTCTAAATTCTGCGACTGACTGAATCCTGTAATTAATAGAAAAGCCAATAATAAGATAATTGATTTATTCATTTTTTTCCTTTCATAGAATAATTCTACCCATAAAGATTATAAAGTCAATGCCATCCCATCTCAAATGCTTTAATGTTCAGCTCATGATATTGTGGTTTCACATTTGCCTTTATTGCTTCAATCCAGACCTCTTTCGGGAAAAACAAAAATTTCGCAAGGCTACCTAAAAGTACAACATTTGCTACACGCACATTGCCTAATTTTAAGGCAATCTCCTGGGCCGGAACTAAATGTACCATTGAAATCTTTTTTAAACTATCTATTATATTTTTGGGATATTCCTTTTCTCCGGCAAGCACACTCATTGGTGGAAATTCAAGGTCATTTACAATAATTGTGCCTTTTTCTTTCAAAAAATAACTGTATCTCAATGCCTCAAGTTTTTCAAATGCAAGGATAAAATCGGCAGTGCCTTCTTCCACAAGTGGCGAATAGACCTTTTTACCGAATCTTGCATGAGTTATTACGCTACCACCACGCTGTGCCATTCCATGTATTTCACTTTTCTTGGCATCGTATCCCACGAGAAACGCTGCAGTGCAAAGTATGTCTGAGGAAAGTAGTATTCCCTGTCCACCAACACCGCAGATTATTATGCTGGTAATTTTATTATTTGATGGTTCAACATTTCTTTTCTTATCTTTCATTTTTATTCCTTTTTTGATGAATACATTGCATTATGCTGGCACAATTGAATACATAGTTCACAGCCATTGCAGAGTGTAGGTTCAATATACGCTACAGGTTTTTCTTTTGACTCTATATTTTTTAGGGTAATTGCTGGACATCCCAATCTCAAACAAAGTTTACAGCCATTGCATTTTTCAATATCCACCACGAGATAGGGTTTTGGTTTTTTCAAGAATATACAGGGACTGCGAAATACAATAACAGTCACCCCATCAAAATTAATAGCATCCCTTATTGTTTGTTCAGTTTGTTTTAAATCCATTGGATCAACAACCCTGACAAATTCAACACCACAACCTCTGGCAACATCCTCGGGTAGAATTCTTTTGCCATCTTCGCCATGGGCAAGTTTTCCTGTGCCCGGATGGGGTTGATGTCCGGTCATTGCAGTGGTCAGGTTGTCAAGGATTATGAGATTCAAGTTCCCTTTATTGTATACCGCATTTGCCAATCCGGTGATACCCATATGGAAGAAGGTGGAGTCACCTATTACTGCTACAAGTTTTTTACTCAGTTCTTTGCCACCTGCCTTATCCATTCCGTGGGCATTCGTTACCGATGCACCCATACAAATACAGGTATCCATTGCATTTAAAGGTGGCAGGGCACCAAGGGTATAACAACCGATGTCACCGGTGGCAGTGAGTTTCAGTTTATTAATCACATAGAATACACTTCTCTCTGGACAACCAGGACACAAAACCGGAGGTCGTTCCGGTACTTCTTTTAATTCTATGTTGGGTCTGTAAACTTTTTTCTTGAAACTCTTTTTTATCACCGTTGGATCAAGTTCACCGCACAAAGGAATTTTCTCTTTACCGATTACCTCAATCCCCATTGCCTTAATTTCTTGCTCAAGAATCGGGTCGCCTTCTTCTATGACCAGCAATTTCTTTACACTGCGGGCAAATTTTTTGATTAAATTCTTTGGCAGGGGATAGGTAAAGGAGAGTTTCAAAAAACTGGCATCAGGGAAGACCTCTTTTGCATACATATAAGCAATACCGGAACTTATTATTCCGAGATTTTTATCACCCCACTCAATCTTATTATAAGGAAATTTTTCAGAATATTCAGCAAGTTTTTTTAACCGTTCTTCTACGACCTGATGGAGAATTCGGGCATGGGCAGGTAGAACGAGTCTTTTTTTGATGTCTTTTACATAACCCTTAACAGGAACT
This DNA window, taken from candidate division WOR-3 bacterium, encodes the following:
- a CDS encoding PaaI family thioesterase — translated: MDNRCFACGSDNPIGLHLDIQENVDGVYAKIKLNPVFQGYSQVIHGGIVSTILDEMAVWAAFKKGKKAVTAELNVRIKKPMLSDTEYVAMGKVINIKYNLVIAQAEIKDANEQTIACADVKLIQIE
- the lolA gene encoding outer membrane lipoprotein chaperone LolA, with amino-acid sequence MNKSIILLLAFLLITGFSQSQNLDSVINKTTAHYQNLNSFYIEFSQRFCEKNSGICQNFDGSVYFLKPNYFRMEIKEPRQIYVGDSVSLWIYLPDKKRAIRQHLGAQIPFAVNPDIFLKDYNERFNAELKTGKNYEIILTPKEDTEIYKKIIVVIDPQKYEINGITIFDDTDSENKFIFKNIQLNKKISKKLFEFKPPKGTEVVEQ
- a CDS encoding indolepyruvate oxidoreductase subunit beta; translation: MKDKKRNVEPSNNKITSIIICGVGGQGILLSSDILCTAAFLVGYDAKKSEIHGMAQRGGSVITHARFGKKVYSPLVEEGTADFILAFEKLEALRYSYFLKEKGTIIVNDLEFPPMSVLAGEKEYPKNIIDSLKKISMVHLVPAQEIALKLGNVRVANVVLLGSLAKFLFFPKEVWIEAIKANVKPQYHELNIKAFEMGWH
- the iorA gene encoding indolepyruvate ferredoxin oxidoreductase subunit alpha, with the protein product MNNKKILSGNEAVARGAWEGGCHFAAAYPGTPSTEILENIIKYPEIYAEWSVNEKVALEVCAGASFVGARAITAMKHVGLNVAADPMFTLGYTGVTGGLVIVTCDDPGLWSSQNEQDNRHYGRHAKIPVLEPSDSNEAKIFTKMAFDLSEEFDSVFLLRLTTRISHSSGVVEIGERKEVPVKGYVKDIKKRLVLPAHARILHQVVEERLKKLAEYSEKFPYNKIEWGDKNLGIISSGIAYMYAKEVFPDASFLKLSFTYPLPKNLIKKFARSVKKLLVIEEGDPILEQEIKAMGIEVIGKEKIPLCGELDPTVIKKSFKKKVYRPNIELKEVPERPPVLCPGCPERSVFYVINKLKLTATGDIGCYTLGALPPLNAMDTCICMGASVTNAHGMDKAGGKELSKKLVAVIGDSTFFHMGITGLANAVYNKGNLNLIILDNLTTAMTGHQPHPGTGKLAHGEDGKRILPEDVARGCGVEFVRVVDPMDLKQTEQTIRDAINFDGVTVIVFRSPCIFLKKPKPYLVVDIEKCNGCKLCLRLGCPAITLKNIESKEKPVAYIEPTLCNGCELCIQLCQHNAMYSSKKE